Proteins encoded within one genomic window of Manduca sexta isolate Smith_Timp_Sample1 chromosome 18, JHU_Msex_v1.0, whole genome shotgun sequence:
- the LOC115449443 gene encoding GATOR complex protein WDR24, whose protein sequence is MADPVTTQPNRNSGNNVELNDLNEEQLQAKRVTELREKEDDCCDSIFKCYCLEKCLRNCLTTNNDYESNSDDGYNDYVDDEYEARDDDTDVFSGFNDTDNNEYQNNDNDFPSYNCDNNDFGDSTCDADDSGGGDYGGYTTDD, encoded by the coding sequence ATGGCGGACCCAGTAACTACTCAACCAAACAGAAATAGCGGCAACAATGTCGAGCTAAATGACCTAAATGAAGAGCAACTTCAAGCAAAACGTGTCACAGAATTAAGGGAAAAAGAAGACGACTGCTgtgattccatttttaaatgctACTGTTTGGAAAAATGCTTACGAAATTGTCTGACAACTAATAACGACTATGAATCAAATTCAGATGATGGATATAATGATTATGTAGATGACGAGTATGAGGCCAGAGACGATGATACGGATGTTTTCAGTGGCTTCAACGACACAGATAATAATGAGTAtcaaaataatgataatgattttCCGAGTTATAATTGCGATAACAATGACTTTGGTGATTCAACTTGTGATGCTGATGATAGTGGCGGTGGTGATTACGGAGGATATACTACTGacgattaa
- the LOC115449446 gene encoding uncharacterized protein LOC115449446, translated as MVIPLISNTVSEGNNDNASAIKDVNEETIELAEDIKKQEPQSEQKEPIEQAQKAESVKLIESEIKEEIRSDITQQTEQEESAKEEQIELAESVQERTVTTKYDLGSFLCDFICCCCSGYQEGDLDVANVDVQSEPVFYRGLMERRDRYSNEAPVNEVDTCNGNDHGDGSHIA; from the coding sequence atggtgATACCCTTGATATCTAATACAGTATCTGAAGGTAATAATGATAATGCTTCAGCAATCAAAGATGTAAATGAAGAAACAATTGAATTGGCTGAagacataaaaaaacaagagCCACAAAGTGAACAAAAAGAACCAATTGAACAAGCGCAAAAGGCAGAATCAGTTAAATTGATTGAAAGCGAAATAAAAGAAGAGATACGGAGTGATATAACACAACAAACTGAACAAgaagaaagtgcaaaagaggaACAAATTGAATTAGCTGAAAGCGTTCAAGAACGAACAGTTACAACGAAATATGATCTCGGTAGTtttctttgtgattttatttgttGCTGTTGTTCAGGCTATCAAGAAGGAGATCTGGATGTGGCCAACGTAGACGTACAATCAGAGCCCGTTTTTTACCGAGGTTTGATGGAAAGAAGAGATCGATATAGTAATGAGGCACCCGTTAATGAAGTTGACACTTGTAATGGAAACGATCACGGCGATGGCAGCCACATTGCATAG